In the Diachasmimorpha longicaudata isolate KC_UGA_2023 chromosome 1, iyDiaLong2, whole genome shotgun sequence genome, one interval contains:
- the LOC135165961 gene encoding lysophosphatidylcholine acyltransferase isoform X1: MEEINGKMHHQDQLDAASIDTDILNPFVHRLELDTTYDKLKTAFLTVALLPFRLAAITALVIMAWLLACLGLHGLSEEDLRRAPLTGWRRDMRVLVCWVMRAMFVCGGFHHLKVKGQKATTKDAPVLALAPHSSFFDALPVVYLGGPSIVAKAETGRIPFFGKLINYTQPVYVWRDDPNSRQNTIKEIIERATSKEDWPQVMIFPEGTCTNRSCLITFKCGAFYPGVPVQPVCIRYPNKLDTVTWTWEGPGALKLLWLTLTQLNSSCEIEFLPVYRPSEAEKTDPKLYANNVRRLMAEALQIPVSDYTYDDCRIISKAHSLHLSHASSIVEAHKLRYKLGLQKIKAEEELVQQRISKFGDSVDLQEFARILRLDPKDPSVQQLFRIHDRNNRGRVDLEEYIFTVLAIANANTELDLVDIAFEVCDSNGTKCLNAKELQKVLRLSLQLHSEECDRIFLQACREAGGGDSVTLEDVISVLGTRPEYSHLFSSDTDERRKKSI, translated from the exons ATGgaggaaattaatggaaaaatgcaTCATCAGGATCAACTGGATGCTGCATCCATCGACACAGATATTCTCAATCCATTTGTTCATCGATTGGAGCTTGACACTACTTATGACAAACTCAAG ACAGCATTTCTGACAGTAGCGCTGCTGCCCTTCCGCCTGGCAGCAATCACAGCCCTGGTGATAATGGCCTGGCTCCTCGCGTGTCTGGGCCTCCACGGACTCTCCGAGGAAGACCTCCGGCGTGCTCCCCTCACCGGATGGCGACG AGATATGAGGGTGCTGGTGTGCTGGGTGATGAGGGCAATGTTCGTCTGCGGTGGATTTCACCATTTGAAGGTCAAGGGCCAGAAGGCAACGACTAAGGACGCGCCAGTTCTCGCTTTGGCACCGCACTCGAGCTTCTTCGATGCACTGCCGGTCGTCTACCTCGGTGGTCCCAGCATCGTTGCCAAAGCCGAGACCGGGAGAATTCCATTTTTCGGAA aattgataaattacacTCAACCAGTATACGTCTGGCGGGACGACCCAAATTCTCGTCAAAATACAATAAAAGAGATAATAGAGCGAGCGACATCAAAGGAGGACTGGCCCCAAGTGATGATATTTCCCGAAGGTACCTGTACAAATCGCTCGTGCCTCATAACATTCAAGTGCGGTGCATTTTACCCCGGTGTGCCAGTTCAACCCGTGTGCATTCGCTATCCGAATAAATTGGACACAGTCACCTGGACATGGGAAGGCCCTGGAGC ATTGAAATTATTGTGGCTGACACTGACCCAGTTAAACAGCAGTTGTGAGATCGAGTTTTTGCCGGTGTATAGGCCCAGTGAAGCGGAGAAAACAGACCCCAAACTGTATGCCAATAATGTTCGACGATTAATGGCTGA AGCCCTTCAGATACCAGTATCAGATTATACATACGACGACTGCCGAATAATCAGTAAAGCTCACTCCCTTCATCTATCCCACGCCTCCAGTATCGTCGAGGCGCACAAATTGCGGTATAAACTCGG TCTTCAGAAAATTAAGGCTGAGGAGGAATTGGTGCAACAACGGATATCGAAATTCGGTGACTCAGTGGATCTGCAAGAGTTTGCGAGAATACTCAGGCTGGATCCAAAGGACCCATCAGTTCAGCAGTTATTCAGGATTCACGACAGG AATAATCGGGGGCGTGTGGACCTCGAGGAGTACATATTCACAGTTCTGGCAATAGCGAATGCAAATACCGAGCTAGACCTCGTGGACATCGCCTTCGAG GTTTGTGACTCGAACGGCACCAAGTGTCTTAATGCCAAGGAGTTGCAGAAGGTTCTGCGACTCTCCTTGCAGTTACATTCTGAGGAGTGCGATAGAATATTCCTGCAGGCATGTCGAGAAGCTGGTGGAGGTGACTCAGTGACATTAG AGGACGTAATAAGTGTACTAGGCACTCGGCCCGAATACTCTCATCTATTCTCATCTGACACTGACgagagacgaaaaaaatccatttga
- the LOC135166015 gene encoding uncharacterized protein LOC135166015 isoform X1 produces the protein MEKELLKALVGFFSTLEKIHGKWDQRCQGVQESLEGMKNFSEQLEHVFSREVDDAEICGIENVRERLGFKIEVRMEEEVSKVRETIQYLGELNQELKNKLIQLENVRSKASVDDPKMKEITEGTSHRPRLNLLLEWAIDAQNYYQKRYNEINESFKGVDKMKRETILELIDVVGRKGDRSVLNRILGFTQYLAKEKIR, from the exons ATGGAGAAGGAACTTCTTAAGGCCCTCGTCGGATTCTTCTCGACCCTTGAGAAAATACATGGGAAGTGGGATCAACGGTGTCAGGGGGTGCAGGAGAGTCtcgaggggatgaaaaatttttccgagCAGTTGGAGCACGTCTTCAG CAGGGAGGTCGATGATGCAGAGATCTGTGGAATCGAGAATGTGCGGGAGAGACTGGGATTTAAAATCGAGGTGAGGATGGAGGAGGAGGTTTCAAAGGTCAGGGAGACTATTCAGTACCTGGGGGAGTTGAATCAG GAGCTGAAGAACAAATTAATTCAACTGGAGAATGTAAGGAGTAAGGCCTCCGTTGATGATCCGAAAATGAAGGAGATCACCGAAGGTACTTCGCACAGACCTCGCTTGAACCTTCTCTTGGAGTGGGCCATCGATGCCCAAAATTATTACCAAAAACG ATACAACGAAATTAATGAGAGTTTCAAAGGTGTGGATAAGATGAAACGCGAAACAATTCTGGAATTAATTGACGTCGTTGGAAGGAAAGGAGACAGATCAGTATTAAACC GAATATTGGGGTTCACGCAATATCTAGCGAAGGAAAAAATCCGCTGA
- the LOC135165961 gene encoding lysophosphatidylcholine acyltransferase isoform X3 has product MAWLLACLGLHGLSEEDLRRAPLTGWRRDMRVLVCWVMRAMFVCGGFHHLKVKGQKATTKDAPVLALAPHSSFFDALPVVYLGGPSIVAKAETGRIPFFGKLINYTQPVYVWRDDPNSRQNTIKEIIERATSKEDWPQVMIFPEGTCTNRSCLITFKCGAFYPGVPVQPVCIRYPNKLDTVTWTWEGPGALKLLWLTLTQLNSSCEIEFLPVYRPSEAEKTDPKLYANNVRRLMAEALQIPVSDYTYDDCRIISKAHSLHLSHASSIVEAHKLRYKLGLQKIKAEEELVQQRISKFGDSVDLQEFARILRLDPKDPSVQQLFRIHDRNNRGRVDLEEYIFTVLAIANANTELDLVDIAFEVCDSNGTKCLNAKELQKVLRLSLQLHSEECDRIFLQACREAGGGDSVTLEDVISVLGTRPEYSHLFSSDTDERRKKSI; this is encoded by the exons ATGGCCTGGCTCCTCGCGTGTCTGGGCCTCCACGGACTCTCCGAGGAAGACCTCCGGCGTGCTCCCCTCACCGGATGGCGACG AGATATGAGGGTGCTGGTGTGCTGGGTGATGAGGGCAATGTTCGTCTGCGGTGGATTTCACCATTTGAAGGTCAAGGGCCAGAAGGCAACGACTAAGGACGCGCCAGTTCTCGCTTTGGCACCGCACTCGAGCTTCTTCGATGCACTGCCGGTCGTCTACCTCGGTGGTCCCAGCATCGTTGCCAAAGCCGAGACCGGGAGAATTCCATTTTTCGGAA aattgataaattacacTCAACCAGTATACGTCTGGCGGGACGACCCAAATTCTCGTCAAAATACAATAAAAGAGATAATAGAGCGAGCGACATCAAAGGAGGACTGGCCCCAAGTGATGATATTTCCCGAAGGTACCTGTACAAATCGCTCGTGCCTCATAACATTCAAGTGCGGTGCATTTTACCCCGGTGTGCCAGTTCAACCCGTGTGCATTCGCTATCCGAATAAATTGGACACAGTCACCTGGACATGGGAAGGCCCTGGAGC ATTGAAATTATTGTGGCTGACACTGACCCAGTTAAACAGCAGTTGTGAGATCGAGTTTTTGCCGGTGTATAGGCCCAGTGAAGCGGAGAAAACAGACCCCAAACTGTATGCCAATAATGTTCGACGATTAATGGCTGA AGCCCTTCAGATACCAGTATCAGATTATACATACGACGACTGCCGAATAATCAGTAAAGCTCACTCCCTTCATCTATCCCACGCCTCCAGTATCGTCGAGGCGCACAAATTGCGGTATAAACTCGG TCTTCAGAAAATTAAGGCTGAGGAGGAATTGGTGCAACAACGGATATCGAAATTCGGTGACTCAGTGGATCTGCAAGAGTTTGCGAGAATACTCAGGCTGGATCCAAAGGACCCATCAGTTCAGCAGTTATTCAGGATTCACGACAGG AATAATCGGGGGCGTGTGGACCTCGAGGAGTACATATTCACAGTTCTGGCAATAGCGAATGCAAATACCGAGCTAGACCTCGTGGACATCGCCTTCGAG GTTTGTGACTCGAACGGCACCAAGTGTCTTAATGCCAAGGAGTTGCAGAAGGTTCTGCGACTCTCCTTGCAGTTACATTCTGAGGAGTGCGATAGAATATTCCTGCAGGCATGTCGAGAAGCTGGTGGAGGTGACTCAGTGACATTAG AGGACGTAATAAGTGTACTAGGCACTCGGCCCGAATACTCTCATCTATTCTCATCTGACACTGACgagagacgaaaaaaatccatttga
- the LOC135165961 gene encoding lysophosphatidylcholine acyltransferase isoform X2, which translates to MEEINGKMHHQDQLDAASIDTDILNPFVHRLELDTTYDKLKTAFLTVALLPFRLAAITALVIMAWLLACLGLHGLSEEDLRRAPLTGWRRKIIPWLCYLGRLTYQAGGMRIVVRGRQATRAEAPILVVAPHSTFIDGGIVYVTGFPSIIVRRESGLNPFIGKLINYTQPVYVWRDDPNSRQNTIKEIIERATSKEDWPQVMIFPEGTCTNRSCLITFKCGAFYPGVPVQPVCIRYPNKLDTVTWTWEGPGALKLLWLTLTQLNSSCEIEFLPVYRPSEAEKTDPKLYANNVRRLMAEALQIPVSDYTYDDCRIISKAHSLHLSHASSIVEAHKLRYKLGLQKIKAEEELVQQRISKFGDSVDLQEFARILRLDPKDPSVQQLFRIHDRNNRGRVDLEEYIFTVLAIANANTELDLVDIAFEVCDSNGTKCLNAKELQKVLRLSLQLHSEECDRIFLQACREAGGGDSVTLEDVISVLGTRPEYSHLFSSDTDERRKKSI; encoded by the exons ATGgaggaaattaatggaaaaatgcaTCATCAGGATCAACTGGATGCTGCATCCATCGACACAGATATTCTCAATCCATTTGTTCATCGATTGGAGCTTGACACTACTTATGACAAACTCAAG ACAGCATTTCTGACAGTAGCGCTGCTGCCCTTCCGCCTGGCAGCAATCACAGCCCTGGTGATAATGGCCTGGCTCCTCGCGTGTCTGGGCCTCCACGGACTCTCCGAGGAAGACCTCCGGCGTGCTCCCCTCACCGGATGGCGACG aaaaataatcccctggcTGTGCTATCTTGGCCGACTGACGTATCAGGCAGGCGGGATGAGAATAGTGGTTCGGGGGAGGCAGGCCACAAGGGCGGAAGCTCCAATACTCGTTGTTGCACCACACTCAACATTCATTGATGGAGGTATCGTCTACGTCACGGGTTTTCCGTCCATCATCGTCAGGAGAGAGTCGGGACTGAATCCTTTCATTGGAA aattgataaattacacTCAACCAGTATACGTCTGGCGGGACGACCCAAATTCTCGTCAAAATACAATAAAAGAGATAATAGAGCGAGCGACATCAAAGGAGGACTGGCCCCAAGTGATGATATTTCCCGAAGGTACCTGTACAAATCGCTCGTGCCTCATAACATTCAAGTGCGGTGCATTTTACCCCGGTGTGCCAGTTCAACCCGTGTGCATTCGCTATCCGAATAAATTGGACACAGTCACCTGGACATGGGAAGGCCCTGGAGC ATTGAAATTATTGTGGCTGACACTGACCCAGTTAAACAGCAGTTGTGAGATCGAGTTTTTGCCGGTGTATAGGCCCAGTGAAGCGGAGAAAACAGACCCCAAACTGTATGCCAATAATGTTCGACGATTAATGGCTGA AGCCCTTCAGATACCAGTATCAGATTATACATACGACGACTGCCGAATAATCAGTAAAGCTCACTCCCTTCATCTATCCCACGCCTCCAGTATCGTCGAGGCGCACAAATTGCGGTATAAACTCGG TCTTCAGAAAATTAAGGCTGAGGAGGAATTGGTGCAACAACGGATATCGAAATTCGGTGACTCAGTGGATCTGCAAGAGTTTGCGAGAATACTCAGGCTGGATCCAAAGGACCCATCAGTTCAGCAGTTATTCAGGATTCACGACAGG AATAATCGGGGGCGTGTGGACCTCGAGGAGTACATATTCACAGTTCTGGCAATAGCGAATGCAAATACCGAGCTAGACCTCGTGGACATCGCCTTCGAG GTTTGTGACTCGAACGGCACCAAGTGTCTTAATGCCAAGGAGTTGCAGAAGGTTCTGCGACTCTCCTTGCAGTTACATTCTGAGGAGTGCGATAGAATATTCCTGCAGGCATGTCGAGAAGCTGGTGGAGGTGACTCAGTGACATTAG AGGACGTAATAAGTGTACTAGGCACTCGGCCCGAATACTCTCATCTATTCTCATCTGACACTGACgagagacgaaaaaaatccatttga
- the LOC135166015 gene encoding uncharacterized protein LOC135166015 isoform X2: MEKELLKALVGFFSTLEKIHGKWDQRCQGVQESLEGMKNFSEQLEHVFREVDDAEICGIENVRERLGFKIEVRMEEEVSKVRETIQYLGELNQELKNKLIQLENVRSKASVDDPKMKEITEGTSHRPRLNLLLEWAIDAQNYYQKRYNEINESFKGVDKMKRETILELIDVVGRKGDRSVLNRILGFTQYLAKEKIR; encoded by the exons ATGGAGAAGGAACTTCTTAAGGCCCTCGTCGGATTCTTCTCGACCCTTGAGAAAATACATGGGAAGTGGGATCAACGGTGTCAGGGGGTGCAGGAGAGTCtcgaggggatgaaaaatttttccgagCAGTTGGAGCACGTCTTCAG GGAGGTCGATGATGCAGAGATCTGTGGAATCGAGAATGTGCGGGAGAGACTGGGATTTAAAATCGAGGTGAGGATGGAGGAGGAGGTTTCAAAGGTCAGGGAGACTATTCAGTACCTGGGGGAGTTGAATCAG GAGCTGAAGAACAAATTAATTCAACTGGAGAATGTAAGGAGTAAGGCCTCCGTTGATGATCCGAAAATGAAGGAGATCACCGAAGGTACTTCGCACAGACCTCGCTTGAACCTTCTCTTGGAGTGGGCCATCGATGCCCAAAATTATTACCAAAAACG ATACAACGAAATTAATGAGAGTTTCAAAGGTGTGGATAAGATGAAACGCGAAACAATTCTGGAATTAATTGACGTCGTTGGAAGGAAAGGAGACAGATCAGTATTAAACC GAATATTGGGGTTCACGCAATATCTAGCGAAGGAAAAAATCCGCTGA
- the LOC135165939 gene encoding RAB11-binding protein RELCH homolog: MEALGEEVIPQPSIIEKLSYNDIATKLLNEKLLLTALELHAELCEAGREIPVLRDFFANPNNFECQSMKPEPFLPMHRSSSQVTLDSLDISRYSEDGGGVDERVAVLEFELRKARENISALRANLTVVTESETTPDKNSERNSLSEQPIKPHEQRALNFLIYEYLLARSYKLTSITFSDENEDQDFEDWEDVGLNIPKPPDLVQVYREFLRAGGYDKPPSAEAGMQTHFEEEKSRGEYEVEVTKLMEKVEGLQGQVESLQGINKELEERLASGKSQGHQNAAQIVQTLSSSSTTPDKFEMLESPRETTTKEDPEEEDSISVVVSLGDTDPGDKDWTRIHLPRMDVTVETPTLPNSPSRALPTRFKREVLAHCLITASPFGSDGTQDALIDVVAITLPKITPNIVLNKRDEIIPLILNTIRLHSDSSEREKLLQLLFNLKKKPQEDERRILLGGLVSIIKIEDSPPGPEEILTICWEQSQHKYSERRLLSSECCSALAPYTPSGIRNSLMISMLQQMLLEDKEPSVRASVIQSLSLLVALMDDPDKYFQCEELALTALEDTSPEVFSAASMILLPILAQWALSLKRLQSHLLPRILGKLKNQLRPNHSPGKDHRERERACASLTVLTILLPHTIVSVVNSPVVKSSIQDDVSSEIPREIISLCKSSITNPNVFCEDTEDIGILLNTFLSHIWAEDTWPELEWFTNKLIPDILEMAKGLDVTQETVLNCLMGYVQALCEGFGLYVTQYRIKKAFEGEVRRLEEGLTSLSGKDPGMNLCVIPIYLTIISTLDPTELSKNIKNFVVICAMSGVDVSSLIVGIKRLCKQSRVVESVLTALWDGVVHQRASVRTVTARLFAEIIGSVGERLVSARIAPAIVTLASDSDLIVKAGAISALGRLIMESSSREAKDKGRLTLETIAREPQGVPPTLAVPLVTTLAHIAPNCPQYYVEDVITTQLTGITASALQQNRRVDLASALVDAYSIIVYCSLSDKCVSGVLLPGLRYLETMVGNVLPQQRETVRSLIREAESRQDLPKPIERSISASSGLSLSLASANVGQGVEDMRQIMSKIFTQKPNSPSMPSIFRKK; encoded by the exons TGGAAGCCCTGGGGGAGGAGGTTATCCCCCAGCCTTCAATCATCGAGAAGCTCTCATACAACGACATAGCCACCAAGTTGTTGAATGAGAAACTCTTGTTGACGGCTCTGGAACTCCACGCTGAGCTCTGTGAGGCAGGAAGGGAAATTCCTGTTCTTAGAGACTTCTTCGCGAATCCCAACAACTTCGAGTGCCAGAGCATGAAGCCAGAACCATTTCTCCCCATGCATCGCTCTAGCAGTCAGGTAACCTTAGATTCCCTGGATATTTCAAGGTACTCTGAGGATGGTGGAGGTGTTGACGAACGAGTTGCTGTTCTTGAGTTTGAGTTGAGAAAAGCCAGGGAGAACATATCAGCTCTCAGAGCTAATTTAACAGTTGTAACAGAGTCGGAAACGACACCtgataaaaattcagagaGAAATTCACTGAGTGAACAGCCGATAAAACCTCATGAGCAACGAGCACTCAATTTCCTCATCTATGAGTATTTATTAGCGAGGTCTTATAAATTAACTTCGATAACGTTCAGTGATGAGAATGAGGATCAGGACTTTGAGGACTGGGAGGACGTGGGGTTGAATATACCGAAGCCACCGGATTTAGTGCAAGTTTACAGGGAGTTCCTGAGGGCGGGTGGATACGATAAACCTCCGTCTGCTGAGGCTGGGATGCAAACTCACTTCGAGGAGGAAAAGTCAAGGGGGGAGTACGAAGTCGAAGTGACGAAGTTGATGGAGAAGGTTGAGGGTCTCCAGGGGCAGGTTGAGTCCCTTCAGGGGATCAATAAGGAGCTTGAGGAGAGACTAGCTTCGGGGAAATCTCAAGGACATCAAAATGCTGCTCAAATTGTTCAAACCTTGAGTTCTAGTTCGACTACTCCTGACAAGTTCGAGATGCTGGAGAGTCCAAGGGAAACTACGACGAAGGAG GACCCAGAGGAGGAGGACAGCATCTCAGTAGTAGTTTCCCTTGGAGACACCGATCCCGGTGACAAGGACTGGACCCGGATCCATCTTCCTCGAATGGACGTAACCGTGGAGACCCCGACCCTCCCCAACTCTCCCTCCCGTGCCCTCCCGACGCGTTTCAAACGCGAAGTCCTGGCCCACTGCTTGATAACAGCTTCCCCCTTCGGTTCAGACGGCACTCAAGACGCTCTCATCGACGTCGTCGCCATTACCCTTCCTAAGATCACGCCCAACATTGTCCTGAACAAGCGAGATGAGATAATTCCCCTCATTCTGAACACAATTCGTCTGCACTCTGATTCCTCTGAGCGCGAGAAGCTCCTACAACTGCTGTTCAATCTCAAGAAAAAACCCCAAGAGGATGAGCGAAGAATTCTCTTGGGAGGTCTCGTCTCAATAATAAAGATTGAGGACTCCCCGCCAGGGCCAGAGGAGATTCTCACTATCTGTTGGGAGCAGAGCCAGCACAAATACTCAGAGCGACGATTATTGTCATCAGAATGCTGCTCAGCCCTGGCCCCCTACACCCCCAGTGGTATCAGGAATTCATTAATGATCTCAATGCTCCAGCAGATGCTTCTGGAAGATAAAGAGCCATCAGTCAGGGCTTCAGTCATCCAGAGCCTCTCTCTCCTGGTGGCACTAATGGACGATCCTGATAAATACTTCCAGTGTGAGGAGTTGGCTCTCACTGCCCTTGAGGACACCAGCCCTGAGGTCTTTAGCGCAGCATCGATGATTCTGCTTCCCATCCTGGCACAGTGGGCCCTCTCTCTGAAACGTCTGCAGTCTCACCTGCTTCCCAGGATTCTGGGAAAGTTGAAGAATCAACTGAGACCCAACCACTCCCCTGGGAAGGAtcatagagagagagaaagggcCTGCGCCTCTCTCACAGTCCTCACAATTTTGTTACCTCATACTATCGTCTCTGTGGTTAATTCTCCGGTTGTCAAGTCTAGTATTCAAGACGATGTCTCTTCGGAAATCCCTCGGGAGATAATTTCTCTCTGTAAATCTAGTATTACCAACCCCAACGTATTCTGTGAGGACACTGAGGATAtcggaattttattgaatacgtTTTTGTCACACATCTGGGCGGAGGACACTTGGCCAGAGCTCGAGTGGTTCACGAATAAACTTATTCCAGATATCCTCGAGATGGCGAAGGGACTGGACGTCACTCAGGAGACTGTTTTAAACTGTTTAATGGGGTATGTGCAGGCCCTGTGCGAGGGATTCGGTCTTTATGTCACTCAGTACAGAATTAAAAAGGCTTTTGAAGGAGAGGTGAGGAGACTGGAGGAGGGGTTGACGTCGTTATCTGGGAAGGACCCGGGTATGAATCTCTGCGTTATACCTATTTATCTGACGATAATATCGACACTAGACCCTACAGAGCTGTCCAAAAACATCAAGAATTTTGTGGTCATATGTGCGATGTCTGGAGTTGATGTTTCTAGTTTGATTGTTGGGATCAAGAGGCTCTGCAAGCAGTCTAGGGTCGTAGAGAGTGTTCTCACTGCACTGTGGGATGGAGTGGTTCATCAAAGGGCCAGTGTCAGGACGGTTACAGCCAGGCTGTTTGCTGAAATTATTGGGAGTGTTGGGGAAAGGCTCGTATCTGCGAGGATAGCTCCAGCTATTGTCACTCTAGCCTCTGATTCAGATCTGATTGTGAAGGCTGGGGCGATCAGTGCCTTGGGAAGGCTGATCATGGAGAGTAGCTCCAGGGAGGCAAAGGATAAGGGAAGATTGACGTTGGAAACCATTGCTAGGGAACCTCAGGGTGTCCCACCTACATTAGCCGTTCCCCTTGTGACAACTCTGGCGCATATTGCACCCAATTGCCCGCAGTACTACGTCGAGGATGTAATCACGACACAACTGACGGGGATCACTGCTTCTGCATTGCAGCAGAACCGAAGGGTTGATCTGGCATCAGCTCTTGTCGATGCTTATTCGATCATCGTTTATTGTTCGTTGAGTGATAAGTGTGTCAGTGGAGTACTGTTGCCCGGGCTAAGGTATCTGGAGACCATGGTGGGGAATGTACTACCACAGCAGAGGGAAACTGTTAGGTCGCTCATCAGGGAGGCTGAGTCCAGGCAGGATCTACCGAAGCCTATTGAGAG ATCTATTTCTGCTAGTtccgggctctctctctccctagCCAGTGCTAATGTCGGCCAAGGGGTCGAGGACATGCGTCAGATAATGTCAAAGATATTCACGCAAAAGCCAAATTCCCCCAGTATGCCTAGTATATTCCGGAAGAAGTAA